A region of Cucumis melo cultivar AY chromosome 2, USDA_Cmelo_AY_1.0, whole genome shotgun sequence DNA encodes the following proteins:
- the LOC103494232 gene encoding probable inactive purple acid phosphatase 28 — MEFVAENWKFSILYLGFIYSIIFLLHSLISHKLLLGYQAVQIKNNPDLPLRFRSDGTFKILQVADMHFANGVNTRCRDVLDIEFEHCSDLNTTRFLKRMIEAENPDFVAFTGDNIFGPSTADAAESLFKAFRPVIEYQVPWAAILGNHDQESTMTREELMSLISLMDYSVSQTNPSNANQMIRNIDGFGNYDINVYGAPGSHLANSSILNLYFLDSGDRAVVQGARTYGWIKESQLKWLRDVSQRYQGTNQEHFPSMDTLAQGKPLALTFFHIPIPEIRNLYYKKIVGQFQEGVACSSVNSGVLQNLVSMGDVKAVFIGHDHTNDFCGNLDGIWFCYGGGFGYHGYGRPGWSRRGRIIVAELGKDKKSWMGVERIRTWKRVDDEKLTKIDEQILWEHNQQPQ; from the exons ATGGAATTTGTGGCAGAGAATTGGAAGTTCTCGATTCTCTATCTTGGATTTATTTATTCAATCATATTCCTCCTCCATTCTCTCATTTCCCATAAATTACTTCTGGGATATCAAGCTGTTCAAATCAAGAACAACCCGGATCTTCCTCTCCGCTTCCGTTCTGATGGTACCTTCAAGATTCTCCAG GTCGCTGATATGCATTTTGCCAATGGAGTTAACACGCGGTGTCGAGATGTGTTGGATATCGAATTTGAACATTGCTCGGATCTTAACACGACTCGGTTTTTGAAGAGAATGATCGAGGCGGAAAATCCTGATTTCGTTGCTTTTACAG GTGACAACATATTTGGGCCAAGCACTGCTGATGCTGCTGAATCCTTGTTTAAAGCTTTCCGTCCCGTTATTGAATATCAAGTTCCATGGGCAGCAATTTTGGGAAACCACGATCAAGAGTCTACTATGACTCGAGAAGAGTTAATGTCACTCATTTCCCTCATGGATTATTCAGTATCTCAAACCAATCCTTCAAATGCAAATCAGATGATACGGAACATTGACGGATTTGGGAATTATGATATTAATGTCTATGGTGCTCCGGGTTCACATTTGGCAAATTCCAGCATCCTTAATCTTTACTTTCTCGACAGTGGAGACAGAGCTGTAGTGCAAGGAGCCCGAACATATGGATGGATTAAGGAATCACAGCTTAAGTGGCTTAGAGATGTTTCTCAAAGATATCAG GGTACAAATCAGGAACATTTTCCCTCAATGGATACTTTGGCCCAAGGGAAGCCTCTAGCACTGACATTTTTCCATATACCTATCCCAGAAATTCGGAATCTTTATTATAAAAAGATCGTCGGCCAATTTCAGGAAGGTGTGGCATGTTCTTCAGTGAACTCGGGAGTTCTACAGAACTTAGTTTCCATGGGAGATGTCAAAGCTGTATTCATCGGTCATGACCATACCAATGATTTCTGTGGTAATCTTGATGGTATATGGTTTTGTTATGGTGGAGGATTCGGATATCATGGTTACGGGAGGCCTGGATGGTCAAGGAGAGGCCGCATTATTGTAGCAGAACTTGGAAAGGACAAGAAGAGTTGGATGGGAGTCGAGAGGATTAGGACATGGAAACGAGTAGATGACGAAAAGCTGACCAAGATCGACGAACAGATTCTGTGGGAACACAATCAACAACCTCAGTAA
- the LOC103494231 gene encoding protein SMAX1-LIKE 4-like, which yields MRSGGCAANQTFTPEAASVLKQSLSLARRRGHAQLTPLHVAVTLFSSRSSNLLRQACLKSQPHQTSHPLHCRALELCFNVALNRLPTTPGPLFHGQPSLSNALIAALKRAQANQRRGCLEQQQQQQQQQHQPVLAIKVELEQLIISILDDPSVSRVMREAGFSSTLVKSNLEDSSVSSVFHCYGSSGGIFSSPSSPSRTDHHSDQRDNLIFNPGDFWQTQFLTRSSEQNPLPFSPQKRVPNPNVIAESASSLKLDIKLVFEAMLGRKRKNTVIIGDSITMIEGLISELMGRVARGEVPNELKSTKFIEFVLSPDSLSSMKREDIEMKVAELRRNIDSITSRGWGAIIYTGDLKWMVETDVRVREETSFSSSKEASSYSQIDHMIEEISRLISFHSISCTKLWLVGTASYQTYMRCQMRHPTLETRWDLQAVPVPSDGSLGLSLHSFSLHGSRTTAFGHNPSQVWETKPFGIGREGQEKLSCCDCSSNHDKEVQPLKSSQQKELPSWLQPFSTQLSHLKSQEKSTMQSNESSSGSNFLNTWPNPFSTKNTMFQDSNTICFTEPSLKMSRSSNQMLKFRRQQSCITEFNFDKYQDATPSLDNLKNMEEDNKEVNISLSLGDSLFKDPKDLTKKSEATIQRDHLCKSLAEDVPWQSDTIPSIAEALMSFKSKNEELFWMVIEGDDKIGKRRLARAIAESIFGSVENLCKINARGNNEENPPSKIVENAMKTQEKLVVLVEDIDQGDPQFMKFLADGFQSGKFGGMDEKDRNTRQFIFILTSGGEGGDKETDSIIPMTMNIAINTGFGALSLDQKRRAEWESPINTKHQRTIKEEEEDANPNTNTIDAAKINGSGSLSRQSSFNKLDLNLKAEEDEEPQEKTEDDKIPPVTHPESPPKKLQFLQLIHNRFVFNETPLSKREQREWFKSKIVRSFEGVFGLKKQANFRVEERVLESISSRSDCFGNGVFNKWLTEIFETSLRGVGFGGQEGADVRLCLSGKEDGGIENGFKGTALPQIIKLSFMD from the exons ATGCGATCGGGAGGTTGTGCAGCGAATCAGACCTTCACACCGGAGGCTGCTTCCGTGTTGAAGCAATCTCTGAGCTTAGCAAGGAGGAGAGGTCATGCTCAGCTCACTCCTCTTCATGTGGCTGTTACTTTGTTCAGCTCAAGGAGTAGTAATCTGTTAAGACAAGCATGCCTCAAGTCTCAACCACATCAAACTTCACATCCTCTCCATTGTAGAGCTCTTGAGCTTTGTTTCAATGTAGCTCTCAATAGACTCCCAACTACACCTGGTCCTTTATTCCATGGCCAACCTTCACTCTCTAATGCACTCATTGCAGCACTTAAAAGAGCTCAAGCAAACCAAAGAAGGGGCTGCTTAGaacagcagcagcagcagcaacaacaacaacatcaGCCAGTGTTAGCTATTAAGGTAGAATTGGAGCAGCTCATAATTTCCATTTTGGATGATCCAAGTGTTAGTAGAGTTATGAGAGAGGCTGGTTTTTCAAGTACTCTTGTCAAGAGTAACTTAGAGGATTCTTCTGTTTCCTCTGTTTTTCATTGTTATGGTAGTTCTGGTGGCatcttttcttctccttcttcgcCTTCTCGTACCGATCATCATTCTGACCAAAGAGATAACTTGATTTTCAATCCAGGGGATTTTTGGCAAACCCAGTTCTTGACTCGCTCCTCTGAGCAAAACCCGCTCCCATTTTCCCCACAAAAGAGAGTACCCAACCCTAACGTTATAGCTGAATCTGCTTCTTCCTTAAAGCTAGATATCAAGTTAGTGTTTGAAGCAATGCTTGGGAGGAAGAGAAAAAACACTGTCATAATTGGTGATTCCATAACAATGATCGAAGGTTTAATTTCAGAGCTTATGGGGAGAGTAGCAAGAGGAGAGGTTCCAAATGAACTAAAATCCACAAAATTCATCGAGTTTGTGCTATCTCCCGATTCTTTAAGCTCCATGAAAAGAGAAGACATTGAAATGAAGGTAGCAGAGCTGAGAAGGAACATTGACTCTATTACATCAAGAGGATGGGGAGCCATAATATATACAGGAGATTTGAAATGGATGGTAGAAACAGATGTTAGAGTAAGAGAGGAAACTAGCTTTTCTTCTAGTAAAGAAGCTTCAAGTTACAGCCAAATCGATCACATGATCGAAGAAATCTCGAGACTAATATCATTCCACAGCATTTCTTGCACAAAGTTATGGCTAGTAGGAACAGCAAGTTATCAGACTTACATGAGATGTCAAATGAGACATCCAACACTCGAAACTCGTTGGGATCTTCAAGCAGTACCTGTTCCTTCAGATGGATCACTTGGCTTAAGCCTGCACAGTTTCAG TCTTCATGGGTCGAGGACCACGGCTTTCGGTCATAATCCATCACAAGTGTGGGAAACAAAACCATTTGGTATTGGTAGAGAGGGGCAAGAGAAGCTGAGTTGCTGCGATTGTTCTTCTAATCATGATAAGGAAGTTCAGCCATTGAAGTCAAGTCAGCAGAAAGAGTTGCCTTCTTGGCTGCAGCCCTTCAGCACCCAACTATCCCATCTTAAG AGTCAGGAGAAATCCACAATGCAGAGCAATGAAAGTTCAAGTGGAAGCAACTTCCTCAACACTTGGCCGAATCCATTTTCAACAAAGAACACAATGTTTCAAGATTCAAATACAATCTGCTTCACCGAACCATCATTAAAAATGTCACGAAGTTCAAACCAGATGCTTAAATTTAGGCGCCAGCAATCCTGCATCACCGAGTTCAATTTCGACAAATATCAAGATGCAACGCCAAGCTTAGACAATCTCAAGAACATGGAAGAAGATAACAAAGAAGTAAACATTTCTCTATCTCTAGGTGACTCTCTATTCAAAGATCCAAAAGATTTGACAAAGAAGAGTGAAGCAACTATACAAAGAGATCATCTATGCAAATCATTGGCAGAGGATGTTCCTTGGCAATCAGACACCATTCCTTCAATAGCAGAAGCACTGATGAGTTTCAAATCAAAAAATGAAGAGTTGTTTTGGATGGTGATTGAAGGGGATGATAAAATTGGGAAAAGAAGGTTAGCTCGAGCTATAGCAGAATCTATTTTTGGGTCTGTTGAAAACCTCTGCAAGATCAATGCGAGAGGTAATAATGAGGAAAACCCACCTTCTAAAATCGTTGAAAACGCCATGAAAACACAAGAAAAACTAGTTGTTTTAGTTGAAGATATCGATCAGGGAGATCCTCAGTTCATGAAATTCCTAGCAGATGGATTCCAGAGTGGGAAATTCGGAGGAATGGATGAAAAAGATAGAAATACAAGGCAATTCATATTCATTTTAACCAGCGGTGGAGAAGGAGGAGATAAGGAAACAGATTCTATAATCCCAATGACAATGAATATCGCGATCAATACTGGCTTTGGAGCGCTTAGTTTAGATCAAAAGCGCAGAGCTGAATGGGAATCCCCAATCAACACAAAGCATCAAAGAACAAtcaaagaagaggaagaagatgcaAACCCCAATACTAATACGATCGATGCAGCGAAAATCAATGGAAGTGGAAGCCTATCGAGACAATCAAGCTTTAACAAACTCGACCTAAATCTCAAAGCAGAGGAAGACGAAGAACCACAAGAAAAAACAGAGGACGACAAAATACCTCCGGTAACCCATCCAGAATCCCCACCAAAGAAACTCCAATTTCTGCAGTTAATTCATAACCGCTTCGTTTTCAACGAAACCCCATTATCAAAAAGAGAGCAAAGAGAATGGTTCAAGTCGAAGATCGTGAGATCATTTGAAGGGGTATTCGGACTAAAGAAACAAGCGAATTTCAGGGTGGAAGAGAGAGTACTGGAATCAATTTCATCAAGGTCGGATTGTTTCGGGAATGGAGTGTTCAACAAATGGTTAACAGAGATTTTCGAAACGAGCTTGAGAGGGGTTGGATTTGGCGGGCAAGAAGGAGCGGATGTGAGGCTGTGTTTGAGTGGGAAGGAAGATGGCGGCATTGAGAATGGGTTTAAAGGAACAGCTTTGCCCCAAATCATAAAGCTTTCTTTCATGGACTGA
- the LOC103494230 gene encoding uncharacterized protein LOC103494230 — MWLACVWEEKEQELGRQQAPGTCPFCQGKVYAIDVERQWKLCFLPLCLKIKRKYLCTLCSRRLELCHW, encoded by the coding sequence ATGTGGCTAGCATGCGTATGGGAAGAGAAAGAGCAAGAGCTCGGAAGGCAACAAGCGCCAGGAACATGTCCTTTCTGTCAAGGAAAAGTGTACGCCATTGATGTGGAAAGACAATGGAAGCTCTGTTTCCTTCCTCTCTGTCTCAAGATCAAGAGGAAGTATCTCTGTACTCTCTGTTCTCGCCGCCTCGAATTGTGCCACTGGTAg